The Pantoea trifolii nucleotide sequence GCTCACGCAGAATCAGCCAGAGAAACCACGGGCCGCCCAGCAGACTGGTTAACAGGCCAACCGGCATTTCCGCCGGCACTACCACGGTGCGCGCCAGCGTATCGGCCAGCAGCAGCAAAATCGCGCCCGCCAGCGCCGAACCCGGCAGCATCCAGCGATGATCGCTGCCGAGACAGAAGCGCATCAGGTGCGGCACCACTAAACCGACAAAGCCGATAATGCCGCTCACCGCCACGGCCGTGCCCACCAGCAACGCACTCAGCACCAGCAGCTGACGCTGCGTGCGCTTTACGTCGATGCCCATGTAATGCGCGTCTTCTTCACCGAGTTGCAGCAAGTTGAGACGGCGCGCGCGCAGCTGAATCGCCATCAGTGCCGGCAGAATCAGCACTGCGCACACCAGCAAACTCGGCCACTGCGCCGCGCTTAAACTGCCCATGCCCCACAGCGCCAGCTGACGCAGCTGCTGATCGTTACTCAGCCACGACAGCACGCCAACCGCCGCGCCACATAAGGCATTGATGGCGATGCCGACCAGCAGCAAGCGCGATAAATTTCCCAACGCCAGACGGCTAAAACTGAAGATCAGCAGCGTCACCACCAAACTGCCCATAAAGGCAGCGAGAGTTGGCAGCCACAGCGCCAGCAGCGGCGGCAAGCCGAGTGGGATAACGATCGATATCGCCACCGCCAACCCCGCTCCGCTGCTGATGCCGAGCAAACCGGGATCGGCCAGCGGATTGCGAAACAATCCCTGCATCACCGCGCCGGACACTGCCAACGCCATGCCGAGCAGCACCGCCAGCAGCACGCGCGGCAGGCGGATGTTGATCCAGATTTGCCACGCCATATCGCTGAGCGGCGCACGCAGCAAGGTGCGCATTGAAAGCGGCATCGCGCCGAAGTTGGCGGCCAGCAGCATACACATCACCATGCTGATGCCCATCACACACAGCCAGCGAAGCATGGAGGTATTAGTCATGTTTTACTGCTTCAGCGGCACGACGCAACTTCACAATCGCGCCCGGCGTATCAAGACCAAAGCTCAGCAGCGCCATCTCATCAACCACCAGTAAAGCGCGATGCTGACCGGCTGGCGTCAATGCCAAACCGGGCAGCGCCCACACTTTCTCTTCGCCGCCCAGCGTACGCAGGCCATCTTCACCCACCACGATCAAATCCGGTGCGGCGGCGACCACGCCTTCCTGCGACAGCTGCTGATAGTGCGGCACCACCGCCATCGCGTTGATCAGACCAGCGCTGCGAATCGCGCCATCCGCGCCGGTTTGCGCGCCTGCCGCCTGAGTGCGCATGCCGCCGTGCGCCATGATAAACAGCACTTTAACTGGCAACGGTTGTTGCGAGATCTGCGCGCGTTGTTTGTTGACCTTTTCGATCAGCGCGTTGGCTTCATCTTCACGATGCAGCGCCTTGCCGATGGTGGCGATTTTTTCCGGGATGGCGTCAAGGCTGTTTTTTCCAGTGACATCCACCACCTTCACGCCCGCCTGCTCCACCTGCTGCAATACCAGCGACGGTTTTGCCAGCTCGCTGCTCAGCACCAGCGTCGGCTTCAGCGCCAGAATCCCTTCGGCATTCAGCTGACGCATATAACCGATATCCGGCAGCTTGTTGGCCTGCGCCGGATGCTGGCTGGTGCTGTCGCGCGCCACCAGATCCTGCTGCGCACCCAATGCGTAGATGATCTGCGTGACGTCGCCGCCAATCGAGATCACCCGCTCGGCCGCTACAGCCGGCAGCGCCAGCGCCGTCAGCAGCAACAGAAGT carries:
- a CDS encoding heme/hemin ABC transporter substrate-binding protein — protein: MKKLLLLLTALALPAVAAERVISIGGDVTQIIYALGAQQDLVARDSTSQHPAQANKLPDIGYMRQLNAEGILALKPTLVLSSELAKPSLVLQQVEQAGVKVVDVTGKNSLDAIPEKIATIGKALHREDEANALIEKVNKQRAQISQQPLPVKVLFIMAHGGMRTQAAGAQTGADGAIRSAGLINAMAVVPHYQQLSQEGVVAAAPDLIVVGEDGLRTLGGEEKVWALPGLALTPAGQHRALLVVDEMALLSFGLDTPGAIVKLRRAAEAVKHD
- a CDS encoding FecCD family ABC transporter permease, which encodes MTNTSMLRWLCVMGISMVMCMLLAANFGAMPLSMRTLLRAPLSDMAWQIWINIRLPRVLLAVLLGMALAVSGAVMQGLFRNPLADPGLLGISSGAGLAVAISIVIPLGLPPLLALWLPTLAAFMGSLVVTLLIFSFSRLALGNLSRLLLVGIAINALCGAAVGVLSWLSNDQQLRQLALWGMGSLSAAQWPSLLVCAVLILPALMAIQLRARRLNLLQLGEEDAHYMGIDVKRTQRQLLVLSALLVGTAVAVSGIIGFVGLVVPHLMRFCLGSDHRWMLPGSALAGAILLLLADTLARTVVVPAEMPVGLLTSLLGGPWFLWLILREPKGDE